A single Hippocampus zosterae strain Florida chromosome 19, ASM2543408v3, whole genome shotgun sequence DNA region contains:
- the LOC127592091 gene encoding potassium voltage-gated channel subfamily S member 3-like, translated as MGYGQILHRRGYDEQQLRLNVGGLCFEVDGDTLQQFPHTRLARLLRCRSETAILELCDDYSAADKEYYFDRNPKVFLCVLNFYQTGRLHMMEDVCVFSFSQEIEYWGVQEFHLADCCSNWFHDRKEYIDHRDWDARSEDGQQPSFNSSLAELSALDQDLAKFEGAWCGELRSYVWLRLEDPGHSRASKIIALASLSVVLTSIIAMCVHSMPEFQHVDDNDKPIEDPVLAILEVICIVCFSAEFIIRLIVAPSCRKFLWNPLNIIDIASILPFYATMALEKADEEGGEENEDIENMGKVVQVLRLMRVLRILKLARHSVGLRALGATVRHSYNEVGLLLLFLSVGISIFSALIYFAEKEEEDTDLGTIPSGWWWATITMTTVGFGDACPVTLAGKIVATMCIICGLLVVALPVTIIFNKFSKYYQRNQAMESQCIPKSERQDPELPYYDIRDLFSEKVYPFLGSVALRNSVGSVGDDTDASSLQDVEMYNVDTCDT; from the coding sequence ATGGGCTATGGGCAAATCCTCCACAGACGCGGCTACGATGAGCAGCAGCTTCGCCTCAACGTCGGAGGACTTTGCTTCGAGGTGGATGGAGACACCTTGCAGCAGTTCCCGCACACCCGTCTGGCCCGCCTGCTGCGCTGCCGGAGCGAGACGGCcatcctggagctgtgtgacgACTACAGCGCCGCCGACAAGGAGTATTACTTTGACCGCAATCCCAAAGTGTTCCTCTGCGTGCTCAACTTTTACCAGACGGGACGCCTGCACATGATGGAGGACGTGTGCGTGTTCTCCTTCAGCCAGGAGATTGAATATTGGGGCGTGCAGGAGTTCCATCTGGCGGACTGCTGCAGCAACTGGTTTCACGATAGGAAGGAGTACATTGATCACCGGGACTGGGATGCCAGGAGCGAAGATGGGCAGCAGCCCAGTTTCAACTCGTCCCTTGCGGAACTGTCGGCGCTGGATCAGGACCTGGCCAAGTTTGAGGGCGCATGGTGCGGCGAGTTGCGGAGTTATGTGTGGCTTAGGCTGGAGGATCCGGGTCACTCCCGAGCGTCGAAGATCATCGCCTTGGCGTCTCTCAGCGTGGTGTTGACATCCATCATCGCCATGTGCGTCCACAGCATGCCCGAATTTCAGCACGTGGACGACAACGACAAGCCCATCGAGGACCCCGTCCTCGCCATCCTGGAGGTGATCTGCATCGTGTGCTTCTCCGCTGAGTTCATCATCCGGCTGATCGTGGCCCCCTCCTGCAGGAAGTTCCTCTGGAACCCCTTGAACATTATTGACATTGCCTCCATCCTGCCCTTTTACGCCACCATGGCTCTGGAAAAGGCTGACGAGGAGGGCGGCGAGGAGAACGAGGACATCGAGAACATGGGTAAAGTGGTGCAGGTTCTCCGCCTTATGAGGGTCCTCCGAATCCTCAAACTGGCTCGGCACTCCGTCGGGCTGCGAGCGTTGGGTGCCACCGTGCGTCACAGCTACAACGAGGTAGGCCtccttcttctcttcctctcCGTGGGGATCTCCATCTTCTCCGCCCTTATCTACTTTGCGGAGAAGGAAGAAGAGGACACAGATTTGGGAACCATTCCATCCGGTTGGTGGTGGGCCACAATCACCATGACCACGGTGGGCTTTGGTGACGCGTGCCCCGTCACCCTGGCGGGGAAAATCGTCGCCACAATGTGTATCATCTGCGGACTTTTGGTGGTGGCGCTGCCCGTTACCATCATTTTTAATAAGTTCTCCAAGTACTACCAGAGGAACCAAGCCATGGAGAGCCAGTGTATCCCCAAATCCGAGAGACAGGACCCTGAACTTCCTTATTACGACATCAGGGACTTGTTCAGCGAGAAGGTGTATCCGTTCCTGGGAAGCGTCGCTCTCCGGAACAGTGTGGGCAGCGTCGGGGACGACACGGACGCCTCCAGCTTACAGGACGTCGAAATGTACAATGTTGATACTTGTGACACTTAA